A window of the Glaciimonas sp. CA11.2 genome harbors these coding sequences:
- a CDS encoding phage integrase central domain-containing protein translates to MLDVLRQIEKRGALDMARRQGLVCGQIFRYAIAVDRN, encoded by the coding sequence ATGCTCGATGTATTGCGGCAAATCGAAAAACGTGGCGCCTTAGATATGGCGAGGCGCCAGGGCCTGGTCTGTGGCCAAATATTCCGCTACGCCATTGCAGTCGATAGAAACTGA